TGGAGGAGACCTACTATGATCATGAACAGGTTTCTCCGGACAAAGCATTCTGTCTCCTTGCAATTGATCTCCCATGCCATCCTGTTGATTGCTTTTTAGTGTCGGTGATTCATTCATTTCCTGAGGTTCAGAGGGTTTATAGCATGGTGACGTTTGTTGATTGGATCTGGCGGGAAGTGGACTGGGGTGGATGGAACTTAAACCAAATGCTCCTTCAGCACCTTGAACAGATTCAATTACACGCTTTAGCTTAGAGAGGGAACGTTTGACCTTGTTGATCTTGCGAGATGGCCATCGGGAGATCCCGTGCTGCCTACAGATGCGCTTCATCGTAGTAGGGCAAACTGCAAAGTAAGAATATTCCCAGGAATAATACATTTTAATTGCagtttttaataaaactttttaTGTATAACAAATTCAGTATCACCCAaatcatgaaagaaaaaattgcaAGAAGCTTTTCACTAgcaatataagcataccaccaAGGCTCTTTGCAGCATCTTTAAGACTACCAGCAAAATATTGTTGGAGAACTTCAAGACTAATTGATTTCTCAGTTTTTCCACGTTCTTTCTCTGACGTTTTTCTCATCTCCTTATTCTCCAAGGGAGAAAACTTATTGAGGCTTCCAGCACCATTATAATTTATGTCATTCAAGTGCACCATTAACTGTTGTTTTGATGAATCTACCTGCACCATATCTCCCATATTTGGCAAGCCATCAGGCCTAGGAGGTGATTTCGTAGATGGGGGTATTTGTATGGATTCAAGTCTTGAATCAACTCTTTCGTCCGTAGAAACTCTAACGATTTCAACAGATACTTCCTCTTCAAGTTCAATACCTGAAGCAACCTGAAGACTCTGGAAATGCTGCTTCATGGTTGCCAGTAAGGAGCCCAATAATATCTGTTGTTCACAGAAATCTGAGATGCCATGGGGCAGAAAAAATTCGAGAATGTAATCATCATCTCTGGAATGAGTGCTCCGTAAGCAGATTGCAAAACAGCTGGCTAGCCCAAACATTCGTGCATAGTGAACTAAGGGGTAATCAGTTTTGCAGAATAGGGTAACGTTTCCACAGAAACATGAATTATGGGACAAAAATGCTCTCCCAGCAACTCCCTGACCCTTTTGCAAGTGATGCTGAACACAGGCTTCCCGGAATCGCCACATGTGAGCATCTACAACATACAATGCCACATCAGTTGTTGACATGCAGACTTGTGCCATGCAACTACCATCAAAGCTAGTACAGCTCTTCTTCAAACCACCACCTTGGGCCAGAATATTACGATGCCTGCATGGAACCCAAGTCTGAGCCAAAGGTAATTTGTAAGTTTCACACACCACAGTCAATATCCCCAAAATTTCAGCCAGTGCATTCTGGCGACCTTCATTACGGATCTGGTTAAAAACATTTCCAAGCATATATCTGTGTTAGAAAAGGAACAAAAACTGAAAGAAACGGGGTTTATCTTGGTTTCTAGAGCACAAAGATTTGACATGATCGATATTTGCAGCTCACCTGTGTGTTTGGACAATCCAATATCTTGGAACTTGTCAGATTTACTGCCTGCAGGAGAACTGAAATTATGTGACTGAGGAATCTTGAAATTTTGAAGTTAGCAACAATATTTTCCAAGGTGAACAATTTCATGggcaacaatattttttaaagaatctCACGAAGAGCATAATCATCATCTAAATGTCATCAAATAAGAACACAGCATGAAATTTCACATGCACAGCAAGGGGAAAAGAGACCAACCTCAAGTGCTTTGCAGACTTTatcaacttcaggtgcataattGATCTTTGCTGAAGTCATGATGAGCTCAAGCACAGCAACACAGGACTGGCCGGAAGGCTCAGTCACAGGCAACGCCAAGCTTCCATGAACATTGTAATTCTGGGCATGATTACGACGTGGATATTCCAGCATGGAGTAAAACTGCACATTTGGAGTCCATTCTGGTATTCTTTTCCGGAAAACACGGCCAGGAAGTCCAGGGAGTCCATCGGTCTCCTCATCCACGGGAAACATGTACATCTGAGAGACCATCCTATACTGATGAAGACCATTGATATGAGAACCAATAACAAAAGGCTGCCCAGAAGTCGTGAGCACATACCGACTCCCATTTTTTACAGGTACCCAAACCTGAGCTAGAACATTTTGTTCCGTCAAATCTTTGAAAGTACGAAGTGCCTGTGTCATCCTCTCCTTGATGGCACAATACCCATCTGGATTGTCCAGGGGCACCAGCTCAATAAGTGGAGATGGAAGTCTTTGCTTACCGTCATTATTCACCATTGGCCTTTCAGCTATAGAAATGGGAGTACCTACATATGGTGTAACTTCAAAGTCAGAACCCAAATGAGTGAACCTCTGAGTGAAGCTCCAAGTGGTACAAAACTATCATATGtttttaattggacaatatcgATGAACCCAATTGAAGATAATAAAAGCTATTGCAGATGGTGATAAAGTTTCAATTCAAAGCCCAGGCTGAACACGATAAACAAGCATCATCCAATACACTAATTCATACAGATATGCAATTGTCTGCTTGATTCTTGACTTAAgagaaagatagaaagaaaacaaaattgaagcAAATTGTATGCTATGCTTTTGATTCTAGAATATGAGGGATCAATTCTTATCATTTgctaattcttttatatatagatatattttgataggtaataagagattttattcaagtaaataggcatatctcaagtacacaagaagtacaCAAGAGAATACACCTAAGTACAAGCTAAAGAAAAACggtactaaaaaaaaaacattacaaatattcatatcccCCACAAGATTGTTCACCCAAAACATTaaagtgctaaagaaaaaatccctaaattccCCCATTGTGCGTTCACAATCTTCGGAGcacctcccatttctctcaagccataaacaccaaaacaaacacaaaggaatcattctcCACTCAGCTGTACTGCCTCCACAACCTGCTGCacctttcttttatattttaatataattgttcTAGTTGTGATTTTACGTTTTTATTTCcttatgttttttatttcctCATGTCTTTAATTCCTTATGTTTCTTGCATGGTCAAAATCATGTCCTACTAAGATACTCTAAAGTCTAGGGTTGTTATTACCTGAAAATTAAGCTTGATAGCACCAATAAATAGGCCATCTATATGTAAACccgaaaacaaatatatatattcatatttcaACAAAGTATAAACccgaaaacaaatatatattcatatttcaACAAAGTTCtgtttgatatttattttattttccagtcGAGTGATTTCCTTGGAACCCCTTAAGGGTTTAAAGGTTTGTGTCTAGCTAAAACAATATCTAGTctttaacaattggtatcaaagctcATTGGCACTCTGAGATGGGGTAAAAAAACAAGACAAAGAAGAAGGTAACCACCCCATTGattatgataggagggtgaagTCCTTTTAAGGCTGCAATTCAAGCTGGAGGTGAGAGGGGAACAAAATGGCAGATGGTTTGGCGAATATTGGCTCAGCTGGTCATATTTTATCCTATTCTTTCACTTCACAGCTGCCTTCTATGTTGATAGgtctttttaaatcttcataAAACAGGGTTTCGTCTTAGACAGTAACTTTTACcttgtttttctttatatgtgacatgtaaatctttggATGTATAcgttttcctccaccataagtgaCAGAAGTAAttaatactcttttttttttttttttttttttttttttttttttttaaatatggagGTGAAAAGATACCTGCTGATTCTATGAGATTCACAACATGCTCCTCCGTTAGGTTTGAATGCCAAGAAGAAACGCAATTGTGGTAGGGATTGCATTGTGAAATGTTCATAATTTGAAGGAAATTCCAGTATTTTTTGTATAAGGTACCAAGATGATTTCAAAGATTCTCATTTTCTAAGGATTCTATTATggccaatttaaatttttatcatttactAATTTCTGAGATAtgcaccttttttatttttaggatcGCTTTCCTTGTTTTCTTTAATGGCCAATTTATCTTAGTTATTGTTAGCTTGAGAATGTCTTTTTTACTGGCACTGGGTTTCTGGGACAAAAGTCCCGCTAATCCTAGGTGCAAAAGCCCTCTCGGCAAGTATTCTAGCTCGAGAATAGCTAGGACAAGATATTACCCTACTATACTTTATATTCTCTGTCAATTGCTAAGAGAAGGATGAACTCAACCAGATATGCATGGCCATATCATAATAGTTCCTTAGTTTAATCTTCCCTTTTTTTGTTGGGGATTCTCCTGCTTCATTCTTTTTGCCTTCCACTTTCTCCTCAACCAAACAGAGCTTAAAAGAACCAGAAAGAAAAAGCAGCAATTACGGTCTTTCCCACTTGCATACTCAATGAAAAATCCGAAACTCGAAGCAAAAAGCAGTAGTATCGATACCAAAACCCAATTCTAATcaacaacccaaaccaaacacTGCAAAATAAACTTCTAAACTTGTATTGCAACATTTCCAAtagaatcaaatcaaaatatcagAATCCAATCCTATAACGATATGAGAGACCAAACTCACCGGATAGCAAGCCCGAGCAGTCCGGGAGAGCTGAGGAGGCATGCGTTGCGTCGTCGTTTCCATCGAGGAAAGCCCAGAGAGGAGAGAAGGCCCGGTCGGAGCAGGAGAGGCGATCATTATCGTTATTTTCGCGGTTGTGGTGGGAGAATAA
This Carya illinoinensis cultivar Pawnee chromosome 11, C.illinoinensisPawnee_v1, whole genome shotgun sequence DNA region includes the following protein-coding sequences:
- the LOC122280988 gene encoding protein NLP7, coding for MGGPEEQNSGFPPKSPGPTVEVEEEEDRFEALVMDLDDLDGSWPLDQISLFSHHNRENNDNDRLSCSDRAFSPLWAFLDGNDDATHASSALPDCSGLLSGTPISIAERPMVNNDGKQRLPSPLIELVPLDNPDGYCAIKERMTQALRTFKDLTEQNVLAQVWVPVKNGSRYVLTTSGQPFVIGSHINGLHQYRMVSQMYMFPVDEETDGLPGLPGRVFRKRIPEWTPNVQFYSMLEYPRRNHAQNYNVHGSLALPVTEPSGQSCVAVLELIMTSAKINYAPEVDKVCKALEAVNLTSSKILDCPNTQIRNEGRQNALAEILGILTVVCETYKLPLAQTWVPCRHRNILAQGGGLKKSCTSFDGSCMAQVCMSTTDVALYVVDAHMWRFREACVQHHLQKGQGVAGRAFLSHNSCFCGNVTLFCKTDYPLVHYARMFGLASCFAICLRSTHSRDDDYILEFFLPHGISDFCEQQILLGSLLATMKQHFQSLQVASGIELEEEVSVEIVRVSTDERVDSRLESIQIPPSTKSPPRPDGLPNMGDMVQVDSSKQQLMVHLNDINYNGAGSLNKFSPLENKEMRKTSEKERGKTEKSISLEVLQQYFAGSLKDAAKSLGVCPTTMKRICRQHGISRWPSRKINKVKRSLSKLKRVIESVQGAEGAFGLSSIHPSPLPARSNQQTSPCYKPSEPQEMNESPTLKSNQQDGMGDQLQGDRMLCPEKPVHDHSRSPPEVGKGSSRSKSRNGSCEESAGTPTSHGSGQVGPPNESTVLAKHPCVSSINEQCVNVGGSPELAYPTTSPPNMSATYSIPDALLMTEPQVAFEDSGSSKDLRNPCPSVADALLDEQFPEFCSTNPPCPNMAPNQSMAPLAHTMPHDRAKKEIKSLTVKATYREDIIRFHIPLGSCILELKEEVAKRLKLEVGTFEIKYLDDDHEWVLIACDVDLQECMDISRLSSCNTIRLLVQDIMSNLGTSCDL